From Laspinema palackyanum D2c, the proteins below share one genomic window:
- a CDS encoding YebC/PmpR family DNA-binding transcriptional regulator, with protein sequence MAGHSKWANIKRQKARVDAVKGKTFTKISREIIVAARSGVPDPDGNFQLRTAVDKAKAAGIPNENIQRAIAKGAGTWDDASSNYEAIRYEGYGPGGIAVIVEALTDNRNRTAADLRAAFSKNGGNLGETGCVSWMFELKGVVTLQGEIEEDELLEASVEGGADFYEPTEIDEDTSGYEVFTEATNLETLNQALKERGYEIVNAELRWIANNNVEVTDPDQARSLLKMMDALDDLDDVQNVTANFDMANELVEMSVV encoded by the coding sequence ATGGCTGGACATAGTAAATGGGCTAATATTAAACGGCAGAAAGCTAGAGTGGATGCAGTGAAAGGGAAAACCTTCACGAAAATCTCGCGAGAGATTATCGTCGCGGCGCGCAGTGGCGTTCCAGATCCGGATGGCAACTTTCAGTTACGGACGGCGGTGGATAAGGCAAAGGCGGCAGGGATTCCCAATGAGAACATCCAACGGGCGATCGCCAAAGGTGCTGGAACCTGGGATGATGCCAGCAGCAACTATGAAGCAATCCGCTATGAGGGATATGGTCCCGGTGGTATCGCGGTGATTGTGGAAGCGCTGACGGATAACCGCAATCGCACGGCGGCGGATTTGAGGGCCGCTTTTAGCAAGAATGGCGGCAATTTAGGTGAGACAGGATGCGTGAGTTGGATGTTTGAACTCAAAGGGGTGGTAACGCTGCAAGGTGAGATAGAGGAAGATGAACTCTTAGAGGCATCGGTAGAAGGGGGTGCAGATTTTTATGAACCCACGGAAATCGATGAAGATACATCGGGATATGAGGTGTTTACGGAGGCGACTAATTTAGAAACCCTCAATCAAGCTTTAAAAGAGCGCGGGTATGAGATAGTAAATGCAGAATTGCGCTGGATTGCTAACAATAATGTGGAAGTAACGGACCCAGACCAAGCGCGATCACTCCTGAAAATGATGGATGCTTTAGATGATTTGGATGATGTCCAAAATGTCACCGCCAATTTTGATATGGCAAATGAATTGGTAGAAATGAGCGTGGTGTAA
- a CDS encoding UPF0175 family protein, which yields MMNVTELKVNLPPGLSEDEAKLFLAIKLYEVSKISLGQAAQLAGYSKRSFMEILGKYQVPVFAYSHEELREEWGL from the coding sequence ATGATGAATGTAACCGAACTTAAAGTGAATTTACCTCCGGGCTTGTCAGAAGATGAAGCTAAACTGTTTTTAGCCATCAAACTTTATGAAGTTAGCAAAATATCCCTAGGACAAGCAGCACAATTAGCGGGATATTCCAAACGAAGTTTTATGGAAATTTTAGGGAAATATCAAGTACCCGTTTTTGCCTATTCTCATGAAGAATTGCGAGAAGAATGGGGATTATGA
- a CDS encoding Uma2 family endonuclease, with the protein MTPMKYPIEQTDPPRSPRETLPTMYDLPSENPEEPGLPDEFHALQPELLRLTFQPPNSPPGEIFVGTDMNLYYDVRHPNWYKRPDWFAVVGVPRLYDGTDLRLSYVIWQEGISPLVVVELISPGTENEDLGQTTRQPNQPPTKWEVYERILKVPYYVVFDRYTNQLRVFILNGTRYQPVEFIEPKIWIPTLELGIGLWQGSYQGIDRLWLRWYDAGGNWIPIPQEKEAIAQQQAQIAQQQAQTERQRAETERQRADAAEARLQQMQQRMRELGIDPDTLGEG; encoded by the coding sequence ATGACACCGATGAAATACCCGATCGAGCAAACCGATCCGCCGCGATCGCCGAGAGAAACACTGCCCACCATGTACGATTTACCCAGTGAAAATCCGGAGGAACCCGGTTTGCCTGATGAATTTCACGCCTTACAACCTGAATTACTGCGTCTAACGTTTCAACCTCCCAACTCTCCACCGGGGGAAATCTTTGTCGGGACTGACATGAACCTCTATTATGATGTGCGTCATCCCAACTGGTACAAACGCCCGGATTGGTTTGCCGTGGTGGGAGTCCCCCGGTTGTATGACGGTACGGATTTGCGATTGAGTTATGTAATATGGCAAGAAGGAATCAGTCCATTGGTGGTGGTGGAGTTAATTTCTCCGGGAACAGAAAACGAGGACCTCGGACAAACAACGCGCCAACCCAACCAACCCCCGACAAAATGGGAAGTTTACGAACGGATTTTAAAAGTTCCTTATTATGTAGTGTTTGATCGCTATACGAATCAACTGCGAGTTTTTATATTAAACGGCACTCGCTATCAACCCGTAGAATTCATAGAACCCAAAATTTGGATTCCCACCCTGGAATTAGGAATCGGATTGTGGCAAGGTAGCTATCAAGGCATCGATCGCCTGTGGTTGCGCTGGTATGACGCGGGGGGTAACTGGATTCCGATACCGCAAGAAAAAGAAGCGATCGCCCAACAGCAGGCACAAATCGCCCAACAGCAGGCACAAACCGAACGCCAACGCGCCGAAACCGAACGCCAACGCGCTGATGCAGCAGAAGCGCGATTGCAGCAGATGCAACAGCGGATGCGAGAGTTAGGAATCGATCCCGATACTCTTGGGGAAGGATAA
- a CDS encoding GH1 family beta-glucosidase: MSLRQFPEGFLWGAATAAYQIEGAWNEDGKGESIWDRFTHRQHTILNGDTGDVTCNHYQKMPEDVALMQALGLQTYRFSLSWPRILPEGRGQVNAKGLEFYDRLVDNLLEASIIPNITLNHWDLPQTLQEMGGWVNRESIDWFAEYAGVVFEKLGDRVPLWTTHNEPAVLAFMGYAFGNFAPGIADYSQAFQTSHHLLVAHGKAVQLFREGNYNGEIGIVLSVNHYQPKSDRPSDIAACERMYQTSTALFADPLFKGNYPEPLFNWIGCHAPQIETGDLELISTPIDFVGINYYFTLKVAFAQWGGLFKLESTQLSAPGWGQTDMEWGVNPPGLTSVLLDFKTNYGNPKLYITEGGCALPDTPNYEGFVEDWGRINYLRSHFIAAHDAIADGVNLQGYYVWTLMDNFEWAHGFYPRFGLVRVEFDSGKRIPKQSAWWYREVMERNGVEE; the protein is encoded by the coding sequence ATGAGTTTAAGACAATTTCCCGAGGGATTTCTCTGGGGTGCGGCAACCGCTGCCTATCAAATTGAAGGCGCTTGGAATGAAGATGGCAAAGGGGAAAGTATTTGGGACCGCTTCACCCATCGCCAGCATACGATTCTGAATGGGGATACGGGGGATGTTACTTGTAACCACTATCAGAAAATGCCGGAAGATGTGGCATTGATGCAGGCATTGGGGTTACAAACTTATCGATTTTCTCTCTCTTGGCCGAGAATTCTACCGGAAGGAAGGGGTCAAGTCAATGCCAAAGGATTGGAGTTTTACGATCGCCTGGTAGACAACCTCCTCGAAGCCAGCATTATCCCCAATATTACCTTGAATCATTGGGATTTACCCCAAACACTCCAAGAAATGGGGGGATGGGTGAATCGGGAGAGTATCGATTGGTTTGCCGAGTATGCGGGAGTGGTATTTGAGAAATTAGGCGATCGCGTTCCATTGTGGACGACTCACAATGAACCAGCGGTACTCGCCTTTATGGGATATGCCTTCGGGAACTTTGCTCCTGGCATTGCCGACTATTCCCAAGCCTTTCAAACCTCACATCATCTCCTAGTTGCTCATGGAAAAGCGGTCCAACTGTTTCGAGAAGGCAACTATAATGGTGAAATTGGCATTGTTCTGAGTGTGAATCACTATCAACCCAAGAGCGATCGCCCATCAGATATCGCCGCCTGTGAGCGAATGTATCAAACCAGTACCGCCTTATTTGCTGACCCTCTCTTCAAAGGAAACTATCCCGAACCCTTATTCAACTGGATTGGTTGCCATGCACCCCAAATAGAAACAGGAGATTTGGAACTCATCTCTACCCCCATCGACTTTGTAGGGATTAACTATTATTTTACCTTAAAGGTTGCCTTTGCTCAATGGGGAGGATTATTCAAATTAGAATCCACCCAACTTTCTGCACCAGGTTGGGGTCAAACTGACATGGAATGGGGAGTCAATCCGCCCGGATTAACCTCCGTATTGTTAGATTTTAAAACCAATTATGGCAATCCGAAACTCTATATTACCGAGGGCGGTTGTGCCTTGCCCGATACTCCCAATTATGAGGGATTTGTAGAAGATTGGGGACGGATTAATTACTTGCGATCGCATTTTATCGCCGCCCATGATGCCATTGCCGATGGCGTCAATTTACAGGGATATTATGTTTGGACTTTGATGGATAACTTTGAATGGGCACATGGATTTTACCCCCGCTTTGGATTAGTCCGCGTCGAATTTGACAGCGGTAAACGCATTCCCAAACAAAGTGCCTGGTGGTATCGCGAAGTCATGGAGCGAAATGGGGTGGAAGAGTAA
- a CDS encoding TSUP family transporter, producing MSTLLIQLLIIGLVAGVAGGMFGIGGGAIMVPAMVLILALDQKIATGTSIAAQILPIGLLGAMVYYKNGNLNFKYAAVIALGLIIGNYFGALFANQPFISSEFMKKLYGAFLFLLGFRYLFPNLFSR from the coding sequence ATGTCTACCCTGTTAATTCAACTGCTTATAATTGGATTAGTTGCCGGTGTCGCCGGTGGAATGTTTGGCATTGGTGGGGGTGCAATTATGGTCCCTGCGATGGTTCTTATCCTGGCATTAGACCAAAAAATAGCAACCGGCACATCTATCGCCGCTCAAATTTTACCCATTGGATTATTAGGCGCAATGGTCTATTATAAAAATGGCAATTTAAACTTTAAATATGCAGCAGTCATAGCCTTGGGTTTAATCATTGGCAATTATTTTGGAGCATTATTTGCCAATCAACCTTTTATCAGTAGTGAATTTATGAAAAAACTCTATGGGGCTTTTTTATTCCTTTTAGGGTTTAGATATTTATTTCCAAATTTGTTTAGCCGGTAA
- a CDS encoding sulfite exporter TauE/SafE family protein, translating into MNLLILFGLGICTGLLAGLFGLGGGILIVPVLNLWGFPVVTAAATSLVGVFLTALSGTIRYSWTKQLNCRNALQISLFGVLTVQIGAWLARHLPDSWLAICFSLLLLAAIYLMGLRKTLINTESFASLLDSNSPEIFSEKPTNSPWEFAKIGCLGGAIAGLFGIGGGIVMVPLQVLLLGESIASAVPTTLAAVMAIAASGLAQYAWNGNVLWIPGLCIGCGGILGVQLGTRLLPHLSATLINTLFRLILFVLSLYMMRQGFVRGLV; encoded by the coding sequence ATGAATTTATTGATACTGTTCGGTTTGGGAATTTGTACCGGATTGCTGGCGGGACTGTTTGGATTAGGGGGTGGAATTTTAATAGTCCCTGTCTTAAACCTCTGGGGATTTCCCGTAGTGACTGCCGCTGCCACCAGTTTAGTCGGCGTGTTTTTAACCGCACTTTCTGGCACAATTCGATATAGTTGGACGAAACAATTAAACTGTCGAAATGCGTTACAAATTTCTTTATTTGGGGTTCTTACCGTTCAAATAGGAGCATGGCTTGCTCGTCATCTTCCCGATAGCTGGTTGGCTATCTGTTTTTCCCTTTTATTATTAGCGGCTATTTATTTAATGGGATTACGAAAAACCCTAATTAATACGGAAAGTTTTGCCAGTTTACTAGACTCAAATTCCCCGGAAATCTTTAGCGAAAAACCGACCAATTCCCCGTGGGAGTTTGCCAAAATTGGTTGTCTCGGGGGTGCGATCGCCGGATTATTTGGCATTGGCGGTGGCATTGTCATGGTTCCCTTACAAGTCTTGCTCCTGGGAGAGTCCATCGCCTCGGCAGTCCCCACAACCCTTGCCGCAGTCATGGCGATCGCCGCTTCCGGTTTAGCGCAATATGCCTGGAATGGCAATGTCTTGTGGATTCCCGGTTTATGTATCGGTTGCGGTGGCATCCTAGGAGTGCAACTGGGAACCCGCCTCCTCCCTCACCTCAGCGCCACCTTAATTAATACCCTCTTTCGCCTCATCCTATTTGTTCTATCTTTGTACATGATGCGCCAGGGGTTTGTCAGGGGACTCGTATAA
- a CDS encoding Rpn family recombination-promoting nuclease/putative transposase has protein sequence MSYDILCRFLIDEFSRDFATLFMGKPIDLTILSPKELSVEPIRADSLILFQSEDSVLHTEFQTDPDPEIPFRMADYRLRGYRRFREKDMRQVVIYLRKTNSPLVHQTEFILPQMTHRFEVIRLWEQPTELFLNAPGLLPFAALTRTENPEEVLNEVAQLIERMEDRQQQANLAAASSVLAGLVLDRELINRILRRDIMRESPIYQDILAEGREVGFQEGRQDAISEIARKLFLSGMSVEQIMNITGLTRERVEQLTNRDPE, from the coding sequence ATGTCCTACGATATCTTATGTCGATTTCTGATTGATGAATTTAGCCGGGACTTTGCCACCTTGTTCATGGGAAAACCCATTGACTTAACCATTCTGAGTCCCAAAGAGCTCTCCGTCGAACCGATTCGCGCGGATTCTCTGATTCTCTTCCAGTCCGAAGACTCGGTATTGCATACAGAATTCCAAACCGACCCGGATCCAGAAATTCCCTTTCGCATGGCCGACTATCGCCTGCGCGGGTATCGACGCTTTCGGGAAAAAGATATGCGCCAGGTGGTGATTTACCTCAGAAAAACCAATTCGCCATTGGTCCATCAAACTGAATTTATTCTCCCACAAATGACCCATCGGTTTGAGGTTATCCGTCTATGGGAGCAACCCACCGAACTGTTTTTAAATGCACCGGGTTTACTTCCTTTTGCTGCCTTAACTCGCACAGAAAATCCCGAGGAGGTGTTAAATGAAGTCGCTCAATTGATTGAACGCATGGAGGACCGACAACAACAGGCCAATTTAGCTGCTGCTTCTTCGGTTCTAGCTGGGTTAGTATTAGATCGAGAGTTAATTAACAGGATTCTCCGGAGGGACATTATGCGCGAGTCACCCATTTATCAGGACATTTTAGCCGAAGGTCGAGAAGTTGGTTTCCAGGAAGGACGCCAGGACGCGATCTCCGAAATTGCCAGGAAGTTATTCCTCAGTGGAATGTCCGTGGAACAAATCATGAATATCACGGGGTTAACCCGAGAACGAGTTGAGCAATTGACCAACCGCGACCCCGAGTAA
- the argS gene encoding arginine--tRNA ligase → MKSTNELLRNQVEKALIAAFGEEMAGTDPVLVPTTNPKFGDYQANLAMSLAKPLKQKPRDIAQKIIDNIDVSEFCEPPEIAGPGFINFTLKPSYLQQQLAAIEGDERLGIEPVSHPQRVVVDFSSPNIAKEMHVGHLRSTIIGDSIARVLEFWGHDVLRLNHVGDWGTQFGMLITYLREVSPDALTTANALDLGDLVAFYKKAKKRFDEDEEFREVSRQQVVKLQAGDREAKRAWELLCEQSRQEFQQIYNLMDIQLTERGESFYNPLLSKVVEDLETSGLLVEDQGAKCVFLEGFTNKEGEPQPLIVQKTNGGYNYATTDLAALRYRIEEDRCDRIIYVTDSGQSTHFAQFFQVARRAGWIPDTIEVVHVPFGLVLGEGGKKLKTREGDTVRLRDLLDEAVLRARTQLESIIQEEGRSESEEFIKNVSQVVGIGAVKYADLSQNRSSSYIFSYDKMLSLQGNTAPYMLYAFVRIQGISRQGNIDLDNLSSDIQIQLREETELALAKHILGLSEVLKEVEKELLPNRLCEYLYQLSKKFNQFYENCPVLQAEEPQRTSRLLLCDLAAKTLKVGLSLLGIKLIDRM, encoded by the coding sequence ATGAAATCAACCAACGAACTGCTAAGAAACCAAGTAGAAAAAGCCCTAATCGCAGCCTTTGGGGAAGAAATGGCCGGGACTGACCCGGTTTTAGTACCTACGACGAATCCTAAATTTGGCGATTATCAAGCCAATTTAGCCATGTCTTTGGCAAAGCCTTTAAAGCAAAAACCCCGAGATATTGCCCAAAAAATTATCGACAATATCGACGTATCAGAATTTTGTGAACCGCCAGAAATTGCCGGACCGGGATTTATTAATTTTACCCTAAAACCGAGCTATTTACAACAGCAACTTGCCGCCATTGAAGGGGATGAACGATTAGGCATTGAACCCGTGAGTCATCCGCAACGAGTGGTAGTAGATTTTTCTAGTCCCAACATTGCCAAAGAAATGCACGTGGGACATTTGCGATCGACGATTATTGGAGATAGCATCGCCCGAGTTTTAGAGTTTTGGGGACATGATGTCTTGCGCCTCAATCACGTGGGAGATTGGGGGACGCAATTTGGAATGTTAATTACCTATTTGCGAGAAGTATCGCCGGATGCCTTAACCACGGCGAATGCTTTAGATTTAGGGGATTTAGTGGCCTTTTATAAGAAGGCGAAAAAGCGCTTTGATGAGGATGAGGAATTCCGGGAAGTTTCTCGGCAGCAAGTGGTCAAATTGCAGGCAGGCGATCGCGAGGCAAAACGCGCCTGGGAACTGCTGTGCGAACAATCCCGGCAGGAATTCCAACAAATTTATAATTTGATGGATATTCAGCTAACTGAACGAGGGGAATCCTTTTATAATCCTTTGCTTTCTAAAGTCGTAGAAGATTTAGAAACATCAGGATTATTAGTAGAAGACCAGGGAGCAAAATGCGTCTTTTTAGAAGGGTTTACCAACAAAGAAGGGGAACCGCAACCATTAATTGTCCAGAAGACCAATGGGGGATATAATTATGCCACCACTGACCTAGCGGCATTGCGGTATCGGATTGAAGAGGATCGGTGCGATCGCATCATCTATGTCACCGATAGCGGTCAATCCACCCACTTTGCTCAATTCTTCCAAGTTGCTAGACGCGCCGGGTGGATTCCAGACACTATTGAAGTCGTTCATGTCCCCTTTGGGTTAGTTTTAGGAGAAGGTGGAAAGAAACTCAAAACCCGCGAAGGCGATACCGTTCGCCTGCGGGATTTATTAGATGAAGCCGTCCTCCGTGCACGCACTCAACTTGAAAGTATTATCCAAGAAGAAGGCCGGTCCGAAAGCGAAGAATTCATCAAAAATGTGTCCCAAGTTGTCGGAATTGGTGCAGTAAAATATGCCGACCTCAGTCAAAATCGGAGCAGTAGTTATATCTTTAGCTACGATAAAATGCTCTCCCTGCAAGGCAATACCGCTCCCTATATGCTCTATGCCTTTGTGCGCATTCAGGGAATCAGTCGCCAAGGAAATATCGATTTGGACAATCTCAGTTCTGATATTCAGATTCAACTGAGAGAAGAAACCGAGTTAGCTTTAGCCAAACATATTCTCGGTTTGAGTGAAGTCCTCAAAGAAGTCGAAAAAGAACTGTTGCCGAATCGACTCTGTGAGTACCTCTATCAACTGAGTAAAAAATTCAATCAGTTCTACGAAAACTGTCCAGTATTGCAAGCAGAAGAACCTCAGCGCACCTCCCGCTTATTGCTCTGCGATTTAGCAGCAAAAACCTTAAAAGTGGGGTTATCATTATTGGGAATTAAACTGATTGACCGAATGTAA
- a CDS encoding FAD-dependent oxidoreductase, protein MKHLVLIGGGHSHAIALREFAKTPLPEIRITLISDVLQTPYSGMLPGYLAGFYTFEEAHIDLRPLAHLAQAEFYCDRAIGLDLHQNQVLCANRPPIPFDVLSIDIGSTPATLNVPGAATYAIPAKPVPKLLESWNQFREQVLQSPQQIRNLAIVGGGAGGVELTLSIQAHLNKILEQKYHKNIEYHLFHRSSHILSSHSRYAASTLTQIMQHRGIHLHLNQTVTRLEKQASERLKLDCESGLTLDCDQVFWVTQATAPDWISGSGLSTDNRGFIQVNDHLQSISHSSIFASGDIATLLNNPRPKAGVFAVRQGKPLFENLCRSLENKPLISYHPQQQFLTLIGTGTGKAVASRGKFGLGPLRLIWTWKDWIDRRFMEQFNP, encoded by the coding sequence ATGAAACACCTTGTTTTAATCGGTGGGGGTCATAGTCATGCGATCGCCTTGCGAGAATTTGCCAAGACTCCCCTCCCCGAAATTCGCATCACCTTAATTAGCGATGTGCTTCAAACTCCCTATTCGGGAATGTTACCCGGTTATTTGGCGGGGTTTTATACCTTTGAGGAAGCACATATCGATTTGAGACCCTTGGCACATTTAGCGCAGGCAGAATTCTATTGCGATCGCGCGATCGGTCTGGATTTACACCAAAACCAAGTCCTCTGTGCCAACCGTCCCCCCATCCCCTTCGATGTTCTCTCTATTGATATTGGGAGCACTCCTGCCACTCTCAATGTCCCCGGTGCCGCCACTTATGCCATTCCCGCCAAACCCGTCCCTAAATTATTAGAATCCTGGAATCAATTCCGAGAACAAGTCTTGCAGTCCCCTCAACAAATCCGCAATTTAGCCATTGTAGGTGGGGGTGCTGGAGGGGTTGAATTAACTTTATCGATTCAAGCGCATCTTAACAAAATATTAGAGCAAAAATACCACAAAAATATAGAATATCATCTCTTTCATCGCAGCAGTCATATTCTCTCCAGTCATAGTCGCTATGCTGCTAGCACCTTAACCCAAATCATGCAGCATCGAGGAATTCACCTGCATCTCAATCAAACCGTTACCCGATTAGAAAAGCAGGCTTCAGAACGCCTAAAACTAGACTGTGAGTCCGGATTAACCCTAGACTGTGACCAAGTATTTTGGGTGACTCAAGCTACGGCACCGGATTGGATATCGGGTTCGGGATTATCCACAGATAATCGCGGATTTATCCAAGTCAATGACCACTTACAATCCATTTCTCATTCTAGCATCTTTGCTTCCGGAGATATTGCCACCCTACTCAACAATCCTCGACCTAAAGCGGGAGTCTTTGCCGTGCGTCAGGGAAAACCTTTATTTGAAAATCTCTGTAGAAGTTTAGAGAATAAACCTTTAATTTCTTACCATCCCCAACAGCAATTTTTAACCTTAATTGGCACCGGGACTGGAAAGGCAGTTGCCTCGCGAGGGAAATTTGGGTTAGGTCCGTTGCGGTTAATTTGGACTTGGAAAGATTGGATTGATCGCAGGTTTATGGAGCAGTTTAATCCGTGA